CCCAGCTCGGCAAAAAGCGCCTCGAGCTCGTGCTTTTCGGACACAATGGTGGTTTTTACCTTTGCGGCTTCTGCCAGGTCGCCGAGCATATCGGCTGTTGCGGCGGCCACGTCATTCAGGGTTTTTCCCAAATCATCAAAAATTGTCATTCTTTTTCTCCTTATATGTTAGTTTTAAAAAATCAAGGGTATATATCTTTCTGGCAGGGAAACCACACCGGTCTCCTTTTATATAAATTAATTTTTTACTCCTCTCAAATCCCCGGTCAGCGCCAAAGTGGCCGGGGGTCTCCTTTTTTTGATAATTCTATTTTAGCACGAAAGCTTTAAAGAAAGATTTATCTTTTCCACAAAATCAGATATTACTGATTATCTTTTTTATAAATATCCAGATCTCCCCGGCTGTAGTCATCATATTGACGCAGGTGCTTCATAGCGCGGTAATAAGAAGCCATCATCAATACCATTAAAAGCGCAATGGGCAGGCCACATACAATGGAAGCCGTCTGCAGGGCCTCTGTTCCGCCAACACTCAGCAAAACAGCGGCGGTTACCGCCATTATGCTCCCCCAGAATATACTGATGCTCCTGGGCGGTGCCGCCTCTCCCGTTACATCTTTAAACTGTTTCATAGACATGGCGGATATGGACATGGTCATCGACTCGGCCAACGTGACAAAAGACAATACCACGATAACAAGGGCTACCACGTTCATGACGGCACTCCACGGCAGCTGTTTAAAGAAAGCGTACAGGGCCATGTCTGATCCGGTTTGCTCAATGAGCTCACCGATATTGGCGCCGTAAAATTTTTCAAGAAGAATGCTTCCTCCGCCAAAAATACCAAACCAGGCAAAGGAAAACACTACCGGCGCAATGAGATTTATGACCACAAATTCCCGTATGGTGCGCCCATAGGCCAGCTTTACTAAAAACAGGCCGATCAGCGGCGCAAAAACCATCCACCATGTGTTAAAGAATACATTATTAGCCCCGATCCACCCTGTTTTCTCAATGGGGTCAAGAAACAGGGACAGGTTAATAAAATCATTAAAATACTGCCCCACAGCCGTAATGGTCAATTCCGTTACCCCCACAGGGTCTACCGCAATAAAGGCAAAAATCAAAACGAAAAAGTATAGCACGGTATTCAGGTTGCTGATGTATGTAATGCCCCGGTGCAGCCCGGAGATGCTGGATAGCGTATAAAACAGGGTGATCACTGCTATGACCACAACCCAACTGTACAAATTGCTTGTAAATCCCATAATAATATCGAATCCCCGGGCGATCTGCAGTGTGGCGAATCCAAGCGAGGTCGCAATTCCTGCAATGATCGCGAAAATAACCAGTGCATCGACGGCATTTCCGGCCGCGCCATAGATTTTATCCCCCGCAAGGGGGTACAGCGCCGTACAGACCCGATAATCTTTTTTGCTATTATAGATTAAGAAGACAACGCTCAGGCCCGCCGCTGTATAAATTGAGTAGGGATGGATGCACCAGTGCAGAAAAGTATATTTCAGGGCGCCGAAAACAGCAGCGCTGGATAAAGGCGCAGCGTCTAAAAATGGCGGCGGATTATAGATAAACTGTATCGGCTCATAAACACCGTAGTAATTAATCCCCACTGCTATTCCTGAGGTCAGGGCGATTGCAAACCAGACAAATTTATTTATCCTGGGCACTGCCTCTGGGCCTCCCAGCCGGATTTTTCCATATTTGCTAAAACCAGCCCACAGGCAAAATATAATGGCCGAAAACGCGACAAGCGTGATAAACCATGTAAAATTTTTCAATACAAACGCAAGTGCTGTGTCGGCAGCTTTTGAAAAAGCCTCTGGCGCAATGCAGGCAAATGCCACAAAGAAAATAAGGGCGGCTCCGGAAATCAGCAGCACATGCCAATTGACCATTTTCAGCACCCTTTTGTTTTTATACATAGCGATTCCTCTCCTTTTAAAAAAAGCAGAGACAAAGCCTGCCTCTGCTTTTTAAATTTATATCTCCAGCCTGTAGCATTCCGGAATATACGGTTCAATGACAGATAAACGGTCTTTTGAAATTTCCGGAGGACGATAGCTCTCCAATCGTTTTTTCACAGCCGGCTCCATCGATTCCTTTAAAGATTTTGAGCCGCTGTTTTGCCATTGGTTTGGGTCTTCCTTATTCATGTATTGCGACTGGTAGAATTCTTCCCGGTACATTTTGGGCGTCCGTCCCTTTAAGAACGTTCCCCTCGCACCTGTCGCCTTGATTTCCTCGAAACAGAAGCGGTCTTCTGAACAGTTTACCCCCTTCAGCAGATGTGTGGTCATTTGTATGATCTCTTCATCCATCAGAAACTTTTCAAAATTTATGACATTGAAGGTTCCCAGTGTCCCGCAGGCATGCTCGATAAAATTAGACCCACAGTCTAAACTTGCGTAAAGCATCATCATGCTCTCAATGCCTGACTGGGCATCAAAATCTTTTGCGTCACTGAGCCCGCCGCCTGTCCTGAAGGGTAAGTGATAATAATCCGCAAGCCCTGCCGTTACATAGCAGACCAGCGCCGTCTCGGGCGACCCAATGCTCAGCTGAATGGTGTGCATATTTGTTGATGCCGAGGTATTACCATAGATCACCGGTATACCTGGTCTCAAAAGCTGGGCCAGCACAATCCCAGCCAGCTGCTCTGCGTTTGTCATGGCCATCATCGAGACGACAGACGGCGGCGCGGTCATCAGCGGCATGGCGCAGGGCACAATCCACAGGGGTTGGTTCGCTTCACAGGTCGCAAACAATTTTTCGATGGGTGCATTGTCAAAGGTGAGCGGGGACAGGGAGTTCAGCATTGGTAAAATATGGTATTTGTCATTGCCCTCAAAACGGTTGACAATCTGTATGGTTTTTTTAAACAATGCTCTTAAGTGGCTCTCTTTTCCAGAAGCCAAGGTATTAGGATAAAGCGTCACCGTCGGCTTATTGGCATATTTCATTTGAAGCGCCATATTGGCAAAAGTTTTTTGTTCGGATGTAAAATTTTTGGTTTCCGCCAAAAGGTTAATATGTGACCCTGTGATCACCGGGCTGGTATCCGCCAGCTTAAACTGGTCAAATATATCCGCATTATCCATTTTTCTTATTTCTTTGCCTGTCTGAATATAAATGTTACTCCCAAGCGGCCTGAAAACAGTATTATCTCCCCCTATTACCAAATCGCCCTTAAAAGAAGAAAGAATGAACTGAGACGGGATATTCTGCAGGGCCTCCATCAATGTTTTTTCATCAATAAATACCGTATCATTTTCCACCCGGACGCCGTGATCTTTAAATACCTCCAGCGCTTCCTGGTTTTCAAACTTTACCCCAACCTCGTTGAGAATACGCAGTGTCTGCTCATGGATTTTTTCAATCCCTTGTTTTGAGATGTACTTTTCATAGGATTTCATCGCTGTTCCCTTACATCCCGCCTTATATCATTTCCTTATATGCATCGGGCAGATAAGGCTGAAGCAGATCGTTCTGCTCTTTTGTAATTTCTGGCACTGTGTAGGATGCCAGGCGCTTTTCAACGTCCTGCTGGGCCACGTCGACCACGCTGATACTTCCCTTATTCTGCCATTGGTTCGGGTCATCCTTATTAAAATATCGGGCGAGATAAACCTCTTCGCGATACATCTTAGGGGTACGGCCTGTCAGGAAAGCGCCCCTTGGGCCAACCTTTTTAAGGGTATCCATGCAGAATTTTTCATCACTGCAATCAATTCCCGCAAATAACCGCTGATTCATTCTCTGAATTTCTTCATCAATCAGGAACTTGCGAAAGTCGGTTACATTAAATGATCCCATGCAGCCACAGGCGTGTAAAACAATATCGGCGTTGACGTCCTGTGTCGCTGTAATCATCATCATGGATTCAGCCCCCGCCTGAATATCTGCATCTTTCGCATCGCTGAGTGATCCGCCGGTTCTGAAGGGCAGGCCGTAGTAGTCTGCTAAACCGGCTGTGGCGTAAACGACCAATGCGCATTCGGGCGCTCCAATTGCAAGCTGGACGGTCCGCATATCTGTCGCGCCCGAGGTGTTCCCGTAAACAACCGGCACATTCGGATTTAATAATTTCGCCAGTACATAACCACCCAGCACCTCGGCGTTTGTCATTGCCACCATAGAAGCAATGGAAGGCGGCGCAGTCATGAGCGGCATGGCGCAGGGAGCGAACATAATGCCCTGATTTGCCTCACAGAGGACAAATACCCGCTCTAACGGATCATGATCCATGGTGAGCGGCGATAAAGTATTTAAAATATAAACGTTATGTACCGCGTCGTTTCCTTCAAAATCATTTAAAAGCTGTACACTTTTTTCAAAGGCTTCTTTGATGGCTTTTTTATCGGACAGCGCAAAGGTGTTGGCGGTTGTCAGAAACAGTGGCTTATGCCCATATTTTAAGATCAGGGCAATGTTGCTGAATATTTTCTGGTCTAAGGTAAATCCCTTGGAATAATCCTGGAAATAATTGATGGTCCCAAAATCAAGGATATCGCTGGTATCCTCGAGCTTAAACTGGTTTAGTGTATCCTCATTGCTCATTTTCCGAATGGCCCCATCTGGATAATGACAATATACATTGCCGCCGATCGCGCCATTGTATTGTTTGCCGCTGCCGATTTCCAGATCCCCTTTACAGGATTTTACCGTAAAGGAGCGCTGCGCGTGGCGGAGGGCCTCGGTCACCATTTTTTCATCAATAAAAACGGTTTGTCCTTCCACACGGGCCCCATGCTTCCTGAAAACCTCCAGGGCTCCCTCATGCTCAAACCGCATACCGATTTCTGATAAAATTTTTAATGAGTATTCATGAATTTTTTCAATTTCTTCTCTGGATATAAAACGTTCATAGCTTTTCATTTTTCATTCTCCTATCTGGATATCTATCCCAAAATTTTATATTTTCTCATTTTATTTTGTAAATTCTGTCTTGAAATATTCAAAAGCTTTGCCGCCTGGGTCACATTGTGGTTATTTTGCTTTAATGCTTTAATAATCGTTTCTTTTTCAAAATTATCGACCATCTCCCTGAGATTTTTATTGGCGCCTAAGCTCAGAGAAGCCGTCTGTTTTTCTTCGATCACCTTGTACCGGTCCAGCAGGTATTCCGGCAGACATGCGCTTTCCAGCGCGTAGCAGTCGTTTCCGGCCAAATACAGGCTTTGGGTAATGACATGCCGCAGCTCTCTTACGTTCCCCGGCCAGTCATGCTTCAGCAGAATTTTTCTGCTTGTTTTTGACAAGCTGTTTATTTTTTTCCCAAGGAAGGAAGCGACCTCAGAAATATAATAGTTTGAGAGGGCGATAATATCTTCCCTTCGGTTTTTCAGCGGCGGCAATTGAAGATTAAAAACGCTGAGCCGGTAATAAAGGTCTGAGCGCAGCCGGTTTTCCCTGATGGCCTCGAGGGGGTCCTGGTTAATGGCGGCGATAATACGGACATTCGCAACAATCTCTTTGTTCCCGCCCACTCTTCTAAACCTTTTCTCTTCCAGTACCCTCAGCAATTTGGACTGGATCGTAATGTTCATAGAATTCAGCTCATCCAGAAAAAGTGTCCCGCCTTCGGCCTCTTCAAAGAGCCCCTTCCGCTCTTTCGCGCCAGTAAAGGAACCGCTCCTTACGCCAAAAAGTGTGCTCTCTAAAAGATTTTCAGGGATAGCGCTGCAGTTAACAGCCACAAAATGATTCTTTTTCCGATCACTGATATTATGGATGCTCTGGGCAAAGACCTCTTTTCCTGTTCCCGTAGCCCCGGATATCATAATCGGTACGTCCGTTTTTCCGGCCAGCTTTGCCTTTTCAACGCACTGCTTCATTTCGTTGCTTTCTCCTATGATATCCTCAAAGGTGTACTGTGTGTTGTTATGCAGCTTGACAGCGCTCAGCGCCCCGTTATCATGGTTTTTCTTATTGATCGTATCTATGAGGTTAAAATA
The DNA window shown above is from Eubacterium limosum and carries:
- a CDS encoding BCCT family transporter, which codes for MYKNKRVLKMVNWHVLLISGAALIFFVAFACIAPEAFSKAADTALAFVLKNFTWFITLVAFSAIIFCLWAGFSKYGKIRLGGPEAVPRINKFVWFAIALTSGIAVGINYYGVYEPIQFIYNPPPFLDAAPLSSAAVFGALKYTFLHWCIHPYSIYTAAGLSVVFLIYNSKKDYRVCTALYPLAGDKIYGAAGNAVDALVIFAIIAGIATSLGFATLQIARGFDIIMGFTSNLYSWVVVIAVITLFYTLSSISGLHRGITYISNLNTVLYFFVLIFAFIAVDPVGVTELTITAVGQYFNDFINLSLFLDPIEKTGWIGANNVFFNTWWMVFAPLIGLFLVKLAYGRTIREFVVINLIAPVVFSFAWFGIFGGGSILLEKFYGANIGELIEQTGSDMALYAFFKQLPWSAVMNVVALVIVVLSFVTLAESMTMSISAMSMKQFKDVTGEAAPPRSISIFWGSIMAVTAAVLLSVGGTEALQTASIVCGLPIALLMVLMMASYYRAMKHLRQYDDYSRGDLDIYKKDNQ
- a CDS encoding trimethylamine methyltransferase family protein; translation: MKSYEKYISKQGIEKIHEQTLRILNEVGVKFENQEALEVFKDHGVRVENDTVFIDEKTLMEALQNIPSQFILSSFKGDLVIGGDNTVFRPLGSNIYIQTGKEIRKMDNADIFDQFKLADTSPVITGSHINLLAETKNFTSEQKTFANMALQMKYANKPTVTLYPNTLASGKESHLRALFKKTIQIVNRFEGNDKYHILPMLNSLSPLTFDNAPIEKLFATCEANQPLWIVPCAMPLMTAPPSVVSMMAMTNAEQLAGIVLAQLLRPGIPVIYGNTSASTNMHTIQLSIGSPETALVCYVTAGLADYYHLPFRTGGGLSDAKDFDAQSGIESMMMLYASLDCGSNFIEHACGTLGTFNVINFEKFLMDEEIIQMTTHLLKGVNCSEDRFCFEEIKATGARGTFLKGRTPKMYREEFYQSQYMNKEDPNQWQNSGSKSLKESMEPAVKKRLESYRPPEISKDRLSVIEPYIPECYRLEI
- a CDS encoding trimethylamine methyltransferase family protein, whose translation is MKSYERFISREEIEKIHEYSLKILSEIGMRFEHEGALEVFRKHGARVEGQTVFIDEKMVTEALRHAQRSFTVKSCKGDLEIGSGKQYNGAIGGNVYCHYPDGAIRKMSNEDTLNQFKLEDTSDILDFGTINYFQDYSKGFTLDQKIFSNIALILKYGHKPLFLTTANTFALSDKKAIKEAFEKSVQLLNDFEGNDAVHNVYILNTLSPLTMDHDPLERVFVLCEANQGIMFAPCAMPLMTAPPSIASMVAMTNAEVLGGYVLAKLLNPNVPVVYGNTSGATDMRTVQLAIGAPECALVVYATAGLADYYGLPFRTGGSLSDAKDADIQAGAESMMMITATQDVNADIVLHACGCMGSFNVTDFRKFLIDEEIQRMNQRLFAGIDCSDEKFCMDTLKKVGPRGAFLTGRTPKMYREEVYLARYFNKDDPNQWQNKGSISVVDVAQQDVEKRLASYTVPEITKEQNDLLQPYLPDAYKEMI
- a CDS encoding sigma-54 interaction domain-containing protein; its protein translation is MKNGKTDQKLMPAECLEKIEDFCVLVVDKNKKIVAYSKGCERIEEMKREDAIGKNPNEIYKPNDPDKTISLDDESRSLLLNTLKDGRCYKDTFSYYKTKNGKECTVLFNSFPVFDENGNIEMSVGTYREISEYFNLIDTINKKNHDNGALSAVKLHNNTQYTFEDIIGESNEMKQCVEKAKLAGKTDVPIMISGATGTGKEVFAQSIHNISDRKKNHFVAVNCSAIPENLLESTLFGVRSGSFTGAKERKGLFEEAEGGTLFLDELNSMNITIQSKLLRVLEEKRFRRVGGNKEIVANVRIIAAINQDPLEAIRENRLRSDLYYRLSVFNLQLPPLKNRREDIIALSNYYISEVASFLGKKINSLSKTSRKILLKHDWPGNVRELRHVITQSLYLAGNDCYALESACLPEYLLDRYKVIEEKQTASLSLGANKNLREMVDNFEKETIIKALKQNNHNVTQAAKLLNISRQNLQNKMRKYKILG